The Streptomyces kanamyceticus genome window below encodes:
- a CDS encoding MerR family transcriptional regulator, whose protein sequence is MRIGELAKRTAVSERSLRYYEKQGLLHAERTPGGHRDYSEAAVDRVVHIQELFAAGLCSAKIYQLLPCMRDKDGGPSEQATPWLADELVRERERIDGQVADLLRAREVLNEVISAAARHPQPTA, encoded by the coding sequence ATGAGGATCGGCGAGCTGGCGAAGCGTACCGCTGTGAGCGAGCGGTCCCTGCGCTACTACGAGAAGCAGGGCCTGCTGCACGCGGAGCGCACCCCCGGTGGCCACCGCGACTATTCGGAGGCCGCGGTCGACCGGGTCGTCCACATCCAGGAGCTGTTCGCCGCGGGCCTGTGCAGCGCGAAGATCTACCAACTCCTGCCGTGCATGCGGGACAAGGACGGCGGCCCTTCCGAGCAGGCCACGCCGTGGCTCGCGGACGAGCTGGTCAGGGAGCGGGAGCGGATCGACGGGCAGGTGGCGGATCTGCTGCGGGCGCGGGAGGTCCTGAACGAGGTGATCTCGGCGGCGGCCCGGCACCCGCAGCCCACGGCATAG
- the bla gene encoding class A beta-lactamase yields the protein MKLTSSRRTLLGAAAAAPALLSLSGTGAGTAHAAAAPDDVRRRLRELEKGYPGRIGVHALHTGTGATVAYRADERFAIASTFKVLAAAAILRRAREREPGLLDVLIRYGRDDLVEYSPRTEMHLETGMTVRELCDATLTYSDNSAANLLMRRIGGPTGITEFARSIGDSRTRLDRWETDLNTNIPGDRRDTTTPAAMTENLRRLVLGDALHPLDRDQLIRWLLENTTGDKRIRAGLPEGWRVGDKTGSPAYGGVNDVAVAWPPKRAPLVVSVYTTRLDPDTPGEDRIAEDITRIVVDALG from the coding sequence ATGAAATTAACCTCCTCCCGCAGGACACTCCTCGGCGCCGCGGCCGCGGCCCCCGCACTCCTCTCGCTGTCCGGCACCGGCGCGGGCACCGCGCACGCGGCGGCCGCCCCCGACGACGTCCGGCGGCGGCTGCGCGAGCTGGAGAAGGGCTACCCCGGCCGGATCGGCGTGCACGCGCTGCACACCGGCACCGGAGCCACCGTCGCCTACCGCGCGGACGAACGCTTCGCCATCGCCTCGACGTTCAAGGTCCTGGCCGCCGCGGCGATCCTGCGCCGGGCGCGCGAGCGGGAGCCCGGCCTGCTCGACGTACTGATCAGGTACGGCCGTGACGACCTCGTCGAGTACTCGCCGCGCACCGAGATGCACCTCGAAACCGGCATGACGGTGCGGGAGTTGTGCGACGCGACGCTCACCTACAGCGACAACTCCGCCGCCAATCTGCTGATGCGCCGCATCGGCGGCCCCACCGGCATCACCGAGTTCGCGCGCTCGATCGGCGACTCCCGCACCCGTCTGGACCGCTGGGAGACCGACCTCAACACCAACATCCCGGGCGACCGCCGCGATACGACGACGCCCGCGGCGATGACGGAGAACCTGCGCAGGCTCGTCCTCGGCGACGCCCTCCACCCGCTCGACCGCGATCAGCTGATCCGGTGGCTCCTGGAGAACACCACCGGCGACAAGCGGATCCGCGCCGGGCTCCCCGAGGGCTGGCGGGTCGGCGACAAGACGGGATCCCCCGCCTACGGAGGGGTCAACGACGTCGCCGTGGCGTGGCCGCCCAAGCGGGCACCGCTGGTCGTCTCCGTGTACACGACCCGCCTGGACCCGGACACCCCGGGCGAGGACCGGATCGCCGAGGACATCACCCGGATCGTCGTCGACGCGCTGGGCTGA
- the pruA gene encoding L-glutamate gamma-semialdehyde dehydrogenase encodes MDAVTQVPAPVNEPVHGYAPGSPERARLESKLKELAENPIELPMTIGGVKRLGGGEPFQVVQPHNHKAVIGTGRGATQQDAQDAVDAALAAAPAWRAMSFDDRAAIILRAAELLSTTWRETLAASTMLGQSKTAQQAEIDTPCELVDFWRFNVKYARDLLAEQPPANSTGVWNRLDHRPLEGFVYAITPFNFTAIAGNLPTAPALMGNVVVWKPSPTQTHAAVLLMQLLEEAGLPKGVINLVTGDGIAVSEVALTHRDLAGIHFTGSTPTFQHLWKTVGENIANYRTYPRLVGETGGKDFVVAHPSADRAILKTALTRGSFEFQGQKCSASSRAYVPASIWNSGFKEEFAAEVDGITMGDVTDLSNFIGAVIDERAFAKNKAAIDRAKADDSCTIVAGGTYDDSVGYFVRPTVVECADPENEVFKTEYFGPILAVHVYEDDKYDEMLTQMESASDYALTGSVISGDRAAAAYTMEKLRYAAGNFYINDKSTGAVVGQQPFGGGRASGTNDKAGAPQNLQRWTLTRAIKETLVPPTEYGYPHMG; translated from the coding sequence CATGACCATCGGTGGCGTCAAGCGCCTCGGTGGCGGCGAGCCCTTCCAGGTCGTGCAGCCGCACAACCACAAGGCCGTCATCGGCACCGGCCGCGGCGCCACCCAGCAGGACGCCCAGGACGCCGTCGACGCCGCGCTCGCCGCCGCCCCGGCCTGGCGCGCGATGTCCTTCGACGACCGCGCCGCGATCATCCTGCGCGCCGCCGAGCTGCTCTCCACCACCTGGCGCGAGACGCTGGCCGCCTCCACGATGCTCGGCCAGTCCAAGACCGCCCAGCAGGCCGAGATCGACACCCCGTGCGAGCTCGTCGACTTCTGGCGCTTCAACGTGAAGTACGCCCGTGACCTGCTCGCCGAGCAGCCCCCGGCGAACTCCACCGGCGTCTGGAACCGCCTGGACCACCGCCCGCTCGAGGGCTTCGTCTACGCGATCACGCCGTTCAACTTCACCGCCATCGCGGGCAACCTGCCCACCGCCCCGGCCCTGATGGGCAACGTGGTCGTGTGGAAGCCGTCCCCGACGCAGACCCACGCCGCCGTGCTGCTCATGCAGCTCCTGGAGGAGGCCGGGCTGCCCAAGGGCGTCATCAACCTGGTCACCGGCGACGGCATCGCGGTCTCCGAGGTCGCCCTGACCCACCGCGACCTGGCGGGCATCCACTTCACCGGTTCGACCCCGACCTTCCAGCACCTGTGGAAGACGGTCGGCGAGAACATCGCCAACTACCGCACGTACCCGCGTCTGGTCGGCGAGACCGGCGGCAAGGACTTCGTCGTCGCGCACCCGTCCGCGGACCGCGCGATCCTGAAGACCGCGCTGACCCGCGGCTCCTTCGAGTTCCAGGGCCAGAAGTGCAGCGCCTCGTCGCGTGCGTACGTTCCCGCCTCCATCTGGAACTCCGGCTTCAAGGAGGAGTTCGCCGCCGAGGTCGACGGCATCACCATGGGTGACGTCACCGACCTGTCGAACTTCATCGGCGCCGTCATCGACGAGCGCGCGTTCGCCAAGAACAAGGCGGCCATCGACCGCGCCAAGGCCGACGACTCCTGCACGATCGTCGCGGGCGGCACCTACGACGACTCGGTGGGCTACTTCGTGCGCCCGACCGTCGTCGAGTGCGCCGACCCGGAGAACGAGGTCTTCAAGACCGAGTACTTCGGCCCCATCCTCGCCGTGCACGTCTACGAGGACGACAAGTACGACGAGATGCTGACCCAGATGGAGTCGGCGTCGGACTACGCGCTCACCGGCTCGGTCATCTCCGGTGACCGCGCCGCCGCCGCGTACACGATGGAGAAGCTCCGCTACGCCGCGGGCAACTTCTACATCAACGACAAGTCGACCGGCGCCGTCGTCGGCCAGCAGCCCTTCGGCGGCGGCCGCGCCTCCGGCACCAACGACAAGGCCGGTGCCCCGCAGAACCTGCAGCGGTGGACGCTGACCCGCGCCATCAAGGAGACGCTGGTCCCGCCGACCGAGTACGGCTACCCGCACATGGGCTGA